Proteins encoded within one genomic window of Bacillus sp. 1NLA3E:
- a CDS encoding adenylosuccinate synthase, with the protein MSSVVVVGSQWGDEGKGKITDFLSENAEVIARYQGGNNAGHTIRFNEVTYKLHLIPSGIFYKEKTSVIGNGMVVDPKALITELAYLHERGVTTENLRISNRAHVILPYHLKLDEVEEARKGDNKIGTTKKGIGPAYMDKAARCGIRISDLLERDVFEEKLTRNLEEKNRLFERFYETEGFKIEDILDEYYEYGQQIKQYVCDTSVVLNDALDEGRRVLFEGAQGVMLDIDQGTYPFVTSSNPVAGGVTIGSGVGPTKISHVVGVCKAYTTRVGDGPFPTELNNEIGHQIREVGREYGTTTGRPRRVGWFDSVVVRHARRVSGITDLSLNSIDVLTGLDTVKICVAYDYKGEMITEYPASLKVLSECKPVYEELPGWTEDITSCKSLNELPENARHYLERVSQLTGIPLSIFSVGPDRAQTNVIFSPWR; encoded by the coding sequence ATGTCATCAGTTGTAGTTGTTGGCTCACAGTGGGGCGATGAAGGAAAAGGAAAAATCACAGATTTTTTATCAGAAAATGCGGAAGTGATTGCCCGCTATCAAGGTGGGAATAATGCCGGACACACGATTCGTTTTAATGAAGTGACATATAAATTGCATTTAATTCCATCAGGGATATTCTATAAGGAAAAAACAAGTGTTATCGGAAATGGAATGGTCGTTGATCCTAAAGCTCTGATTACAGAATTGGCTTATCTTCATGAACGTGGCGTTACAACTGAAAATCTACGCATAAGCAATCGTGCTCATGTAATTTTACCTTACCATCTCAAATTGGATGAAGTAGAGGAAGCACGTAAAGGTGACAATAAAATTGGTACAACTAAAAAGGGCATTGGTCCAGCTTACATGGACAAAGCAGCTCGGTGTGGAATTAGAATTTCTGATCTACTAGAACGTGATGTTTTTGAAGAAAAATTGACACGAAACCTCGAAGAAAAAAATCGTTTATTTGAGCGTTTTTATGAAACAGAAGGCTTCAAAATTGAGGATATTTTAGATGAGTACTACGAATATGGACAGCAAATTAAGCAATATGTGTGTGACACTTCAGTTGTATTAAATGATGCATTAGATGAAGGTCGCCGCGTTTTATTTGAAGGCGCTCAAGGGGTTATGCTTGATATTGATCAAGGTACATATCCATTTGTTACATCCTCTAATCCAGTTGCCGGTGGAGTTACAATTGGTTCAGGTGTTGGACCAACAAAAATCAGCCATGTTGTAGGTGTATGTAAAGCTTATACTACACGTGTTGGGGATGGCCCGTTCCCTACTGAGTTAAACAATGAAATTGGTCATCAAATTCGTGAGGTTGGCCGTGAGTATGGTACAACGACAGGTAGACCACGTCGTGTTGGTTGGTTTGACAGTGTTGTTGTTCGCCATGCACGTCGTGTAAGTGGGATTACTGATCTATCCTTAAATTCAATCGACGTATTAACTGGACTTGACACAGTGAAGATTTGTGTAGCTTATGATTATAAAGGCGAAATGATTACGGAATATCCAGCAAGTTTGAAGGTATTATCTGAATGTAAGCCAGTTTATGAGGAACTTCCAGGTTGGACTGAAGATATTACAAGCTGTAAATCACTTAATGAATTACCAGAAAACGCTCGCCACTATTTAGAGCGTGTTTCTCAACTGACTGGCATCCCGTTATCCATCTTCTCAGTAGGACCGGACCGTGCCCAAACAAACGTAATTTTCAGCCCATGGCGCTAA